A section of the Streptomyces sp. NBC_01363 genome encodes:
- a CDS encoding ABC transporter permease, translating to MGRMAGRRALLAVPVLAAVTFGVFAVAAASPFDPVKAYAGTAGLTASQENLDQLRANLGVDQPLVSRWWTWLSSALGGDLGDSAVMRQPVADVIGERLGWSVLLAASAFAVAVLLGTGLGVLAARRPGRLLDRCVRSAAYTLEAAPAFWLGLLAIWFFALELDVLPAGGLTDAASDTVTFGQVAGHLVLPAAVLGISQLPWFFLYVRQGVADALGEDPVRGARARGLSERTVLLGHALRSGMLPMLTLIGSRVPELITGALLVETVFSWPGIAAATVQAATSVDFPLLAALTVLATVAVVLGNLLSDLLYALADPRVGFDG from the coding sequence ATGGGCAGAATGGCGGGACGGCGGGCGCTGCTCGCCGTCCCCGTCCTGGCCGCCGTGACGTTCGGCGTCTTCGCCGTCGCCGCCGCTTCCCCCTTCGATCCGGTCAAGGCGTACGCGGGCACCGCCGGGCTCACCGCGTCGCAGGAGAACCTCGACCAGTTGCGCGCCAACCTCGGTGTCGACCAGCCGCTCGTGAGCCGCTGGTGGACCTGGCTGAGCTCGGCGCTCGGCGGCGACCTCGGCGACTCCGCCGTGATGCGTCAGCCGGTCGCCGATGTCATCGGCGAACGCCTCGGCTGGTCCGTGCTGCTCGCCGCGTCCGCCTTCGCCGTCGCCGTGCTCCTCGGCACGGGCCTCGGCGTACTGGCCGCCCGCAGGCCCGGCCGCCTGCTCGACCGGTGCGTCAGATCCGCCGCGTACACGCTCGAAGCCGCCCCGGCCTTCTGGCTCGGGCTGCTCGCCATCTGGTTCTTCGCCCTGGAACTCGACGTGCTCCCGGCCGGCGGTCTCACCGACGCGGCCAGCGACACCGTCACCTTCGGGCAGGTCGCCGGCCATCTGGTGCTCCCCGCGGCCGTGCTCGGTATCTCCCAGCTGCCGTGGTTCTTCCTCTACGTGCGCCAGGGTGTCGCGGACGCGCTCGGCGAGGACCCGGTGCGCGGCGCCCGCGCCCGCGGACTGAGCGAGCGGACCGTACTGCTCGGCCACGCGCTGCGCTCCGGCATGCTGCCGATGCTCACCCTCATCGGCTCCCGCGTCCCCGAACTCATCACCGGCGCCCTCCTCGTCGAGACGGTCTTCAGCTGGCCCGGCATCGCCGCCGCCACCGTGCAGGCCGCCACCTCCGTCGACTTCCCGCTGCTGGCCGCGCTCACGGTGCTGGCCACCGTGGCGGTCGTCCTCGGCAACCTCCTCTCCGACCTGCTGTACGCGCTCGCCGACCCGAGAGTGGGCTTCGATGGCTGA
- a CDS encoding ABC transporter permease produces MAEPDLGPAGRTTRRVRVVSSAGIVAAVLLAVLLVPPLVQLDQQAVDLAAKLRPPSWQHPFGTDDVGRDLLLRCVYGLRVSLLVGVVAGLTATVIGTAVGALAAAFGGWTDRVVMRLVDTFSSVPHLLLGIFIVAMFRPGVGPVIVSVALTHWLSTARIVRSEVLSLRSRPFIDAAISGGASRGRVVVRHLLPAVLPQAGLAAVLMVPHAMWHESALSFLGLGLPTHQASLGNLVQTARGSLLAGDWWPTLFPGLFLVIPTLALAGLAGAWRERINPRRRSELML; encoded by the coding sequence ATGGCTGAACCCGACCTCGGACCCGCCGGCCGCACGACCCGCCGTGTCCGCGTGGTCAGCTCCGCCGGGATCGTCGCCGCGGTGCTGCTCGCGGTCCTGCTCGTGCCCCCGCTGGTCCAGCTCGACCAGCAGGCCGTCGACCTGGCGGCCAAGCTCCGGCCACCGTCCTGGCAGCACCCGTTCGGCACCGACGACGTCGGGCGCGATCTGCTCCTGCGCTGCGTCTACGGGCTCCGCGTCTCGCTGCTCGTCGGCGTCGTCGCCGGGCTCACCGCGACGGTCATCGGGACCGCGGTCGGCGCACTGGCCGCGGCGTTCGGAGGCTGGACGGACCGCGTAGTCATGCGGCTGGTGGACACCTTCTCGTCCGTACCTCATCTGCTGCTCGGCATCTTCATCGTCGCCATGTTCCGGCCCGGCGTCGGCCCGGTGATCGTCTCCGTCGCGCTCACCCACTGGCTCTCGACGGCCAGGATCGTCCGCTCCGAAGTGCTCTCGCTCCGCTCGCGTCCGTTCATCGACGCGGCGATCTCCGGCGGTGCCTCGCGCGGGCGGGTCGTCGTCCGGCATCTGTTGCCCGCCGTGCTTCCGCAGGCGGGCCTGGCGGCCGTGCTGATGGTGCCGCACGCCATGTGGCACGAGTCCGCGCTCTCCTTCCTGGGGCTCGGGCTGCCCACCCATCAGGCGAGCCTGGGCAATCTCGTGCAGACGGCGCGCGGTTCGCTCCTCGCCGGGGACTGGTGGCCGACGCTCTTCCCCGGCCTGTTCCTGGTGATACCGACCCTCGCGCTGGCGGGCCTCGCCGGCGCGTGGCGGGAGCGGATCAATCCGCGCCGCCGATCGGAGCTGATGCTGTGA
- a CDS encoding ABC transporter ATP-binding protein, with product MRGGRHIAAVADAHFDLAAGECLALVGESGCGKSVLASALLGLLPGNARTSGSALLDDGTDLLTAGERTLARTVRGRRIGLVPQSPAAHLTPVRTVRAQLEETLRELTGARRPALRPAAEQAAARASFPSGHLDRYPHELSGGLAQRAATALALIGDAPLLLADEPTTGLDRELVERTADELRRHTDGGRALLIITHDLAAAERIADRVAVMYAGRIVELADAERFFGKPGPRHPYARGLLDALPERAFVPIPGMPPELGALPEGCAFAARCGRADDRCSVQPPFDGRLACHHGVRADGEEPVRA from the coding sequence ATGCGGGGCGGCCGGCACATCGCCGCCGTCGCCGACGCGCACTTCGACCTCGCGGCGGGGGAGTGTCTGGCCCTGGTCGGCGAGAGCGGCTGCGGGAAGTCCGTACTGGCCTCGGCGCTGCTGGGACTGCTTCCCGGCAATGCGCGGACCTCGGGCTCGGCACTGCTCGATGACGGCACCGATCTCCTGACCGCCGGTGAACGGACCCTAGCCCGTACGGTACGGGGCCGCCGCATCGGACTCGTACCGCAGAGCCCCGCCGCACACCTCACCCCGGTCCGCACCGTACGCGCCCAGCTGGAGGAGACCCTCCGCGAACTGACCGGCGCCCGCAGGCCCGCCCTGCGCCCCGCGGCCGAACAGGCCGCCGCACGCGCCTCGTTCCCGTCCGGGCACCTCGACCGGTATCCGCACGAACTCTCCGGCGGTCTCGCCCAGCGGGCCGCGACAGCGCTCGCCCTGATCGGCGACGCACCCCTGCTCCTCGCCGACGAGCCCACCACCGGACTCGACCGCGAGCTGGTCGAGCGGACCGCCGACGAACTGCGCCGCCACACCGACGGGGGCCGGGCGCTGCTGATCATCACCCACGATCTCGCGGCGGCCGAGCGGATCGCCGACCGGGTCGCCGTGATGTACGCGGGCCGCATCGTCGAACTCGCCGACGCCGAGCGGTTCTTCGGGAAGCCCGGACCACGCCACCCGTACGCGCGCGGACTCCTCGACGCCCTGCCGGAGCGCGCCTTCGTGCCGATCCCCGGAATGCCGCCCGAGCTCGGAGCGCTTCCCGAGGGGTGCGCGTTCGCGGCCCGCTGCGGGCGCGCCGACGACCGGTGTTCCGTACAGCCCCCGTTCGACGGCCGTCTCGCCTGCCACCACGGTGTGCGGGCGGACGGGGAGGAGCCGGTCCGTGCTTGA
- a CDS encoding ABC transporter ATP-binding protein — protein sequence MLELIRVTAGYDRRDPVVREASLRLAPGESLGLLGPSGCGKSTLARVAALLHRPYAGTVVLDGEPVRGWRHRAPRAQRTAIGVVFQQPRLSADPRLTLRELVAQPLRATGRRSEVADRVAGLAPAVGLTPELLGRRPHEVSDGQLQRACLARALVLRPRWLICDEMTAMLDASTTAALVAVVESYRRESGAGLLAVGHDRVLLERWCDRTVGWRECSGPGAARESMSPNG from the coding sequence GTGCTTGAACTCATCCGCGTCACCGCCGGATACGACCGGCGCGATCCCGTCGTCCGCGAGGCCTCGCTGCGCCTGGCGCCGGGGGAGTCCCTCGGACTGCTGGGCCCGAGCGGCTGCGGCAAGTCCACCCTGGCCAGGGTCGCGGCCCTGCTGCACCGCCCGTACGCGGGCACGGTCGTGCTCGACGGCGAACCGGTACGCGGCTGGCGGCACCGTGCCCCGCGTGCGCAGCGCACCGCCATCGGCGTCGTCTTCCAGCAGCCCCGGCTCTCCGCCGACCCCAGGCTCACCCTGCGCGAACTCGTCGCCCAGCCGTTGCGGGCGACCGGCCGCCGCTCGGAGGTCGCGGACCGGGTGGCCGGGCTGGCACCGGCCGTCGGGCTCACACCGGAGCTGCTGGGCCGGCGCCCGCACGAGGTGAGCGACGGCCAGTTGCAGCGCGCCTGCCTGGCGAGGGCGCTGGTCCTGCGGCCGCGCTGGCTGATCTGCGACGAGATGACCGCGATGCTCGACGCGTCGACGACCGCCGCGCTGGTGGCGGTCGTCGAGTCCTACCGGAGGGAGTCCGGGGCCGGGCTGCTGGCCGTCGGCCACGACCGGGTGCTGCTGGAACGCTGGTGCGACCGCACGGTCGGCTGGCGGGAGTGCTCCGGACCGGGCGCAGCGCGGGAGTCCATGAGCCCGAACGGATAA
- a CDS encoding ricin-type beta-trefoil lectin domain protein: protein MHGARATVAVVILAVAACLGLAGPSAAAGQTPGSYSNYTFPAGTTALDEVTFGTTVQSDPGRANVFWSHQFGFTNGVGGYIGMQRNRSGGGLFLFSLWDSTGGRPGDTGTYCQTFAEGGTGYTCRLGERFTAGHHYRFRVAPDTTAGWYRATITDVTAGTSFVLGSLQTGTGAKVATGGMVDWVEYFDWNNNAATCADSPYSKALLDLPSGMAGSGTVTAALGSTSVSGTCSNGASVRGQGGGSVHEDGIGNSSSGSLTGIDGACVDIPGGTTGTQLDLWSCNGGNNQNWVRAADGTLRAQFHCMAVSGTTVRTAVCDGSAAQQWRIDGAALVNPATGQCLDAYGGGSANGTPLGVYACTGGANQRWTVPA from the coding sequence ATGCACGGAGCACGCGCCACCGTCGCGGTGGTGATCCTCGCCGTCGCCGCCTGCCTGGGGCTGGCCGGACCGTCCGCGGCGGCCGGCCAGACCCCGGGTTCATACAGCAACTACACGTTCCCGGCCGGGACGACCGCCCTCGACGAGGTCACCTTCGGGACGACCGTCCAGTCCGACCCCGGCCGCGCGAACGTCTTCTGGTCCCACCAGTTCGGCTTCACCAACGGGGTCGGCGGCTACATCGGAATGCAGCGCAACCGCTCCGGCGGCGGCCTGTTCCTCTTCTCGCTCTGGGACTCCACCGGAGGCAGGCCGGGAGACACGGGCACCTACTGCCAGACGTTCGCCGAGGGCGGCACCGGCTACACCTGCCGGCTCGGTGAGCGCTTCACGGCCGGACACCACTACCGCTTCCGCGTCGCACCCGACACGACGGCCGGCTGGTACCGGGCCACCATCACCGATGTCACCGCGGGCACGTCATTCGTCCTCGGCAGCCTGCAGACCGGCACCGGCGCGAAGGTCGCCACCGGCGGAATGGTCGACTGGGTCGAGTACTTCGACTGGAACAACAACGCCGCGACCTGCGCCGACTCGCCGTACTCCAAGGCCCTCCTCGACCTGCCCAGCGGTATGGCGGGCAGCGGAACCGTCACCGCCGCACTCGGCTCCACCAGCGTCAGCGGCACCTGCTCCAACGGCGCCTCGGTACGCGGTCAGGGCGGCGGCAGCGTGCACGAGGACGGCATCGGCAACTCGTCGTCCGGATCCCTCACGGGCATCGACGGCGCCTGCGTCGACATCCCCGGCGGCACCACCGGAACGCAGTTGGACCTCTGGAGCTGCAACGGCGGCAACAACCAGAACTGGGTACGGGCCGCCGACGGCACGCTCCGCGCCCAGTTCCACTGCATGGCCGTGAGCGGCACCACCGTACGGACCGCGGTCTGCGACGGCTCGGCCGCCCAGCAGTGGCGGATCGACGGCGCGGCCCTGGTGAACCCCGCCACCGGGCAGTGCCTGGACGCCTACGGGGGCGGCAGCGCCAACGGCACCCCGCTCGGCGTCTACGCCTGCACCGGTGGCGCCAACCAACGCTGGACGGTCCCGGCCTGA
- a CDS encoding phosphatidylinositol-specific phospholipase C/glycerophosphodiester phosphodiesterase family protein, with the protein MAFPTRRSVVTTALATAAAGAFLSPHTAAASEAASASPAVRRHRPRALRRAHAHNDYLHTRPLHDALGHGFTSVEADIFLVDGELLVAHEATDLDPARTLASLYLDPLLARVRANHGTVHPGYHEPVQLLIDIKTDGAAAYLELDRQLRHYRRMLTSYHHGRVRPGAITAVISGDRAARVPMEAQATRHAFYDGRPEDLGTPATASFIPLISSSWTDDFSWLGTGPFPAAERDRLRAHVAQAHRSGRRVRFWATPDAPGPERDAVWTELLAAGVDHLNTDDLAGLERFLRTLDRDNRTGAAHPRG; encoded by the coding sequence ATGGCGTTCCCGACCCGCCGAAGCGTCGTCACCACCGCGCTCGCCACCGCGGCCGCAGGCGCGTTCCTGTCCCCGCACACGGCCGCCGCGTCCGAGGCCGCCTCGGCGTCCCCGGCCGTACGACGCCACCGCCCGCGCGCGCTGCGCAGGGCCCACGCGCACAACGACTACCTGCACACGCGCCCCCTGCACGACGCGCTCGGGCACGGCTTCACCAGCGTCGAGGCCGACATCTTCCTGGTGGACGGCGAACTGCTGGTCGCCCACGAGGCCACCGACCTCGACCCCGCCCGAACCCTCGCCTCGCTCTACCTCGACCCGCTGCTGGCGAGGGTCCGGGCCAACCACGGCACGGTCCACCCCGGCTACCACGAACCCGTGCAGCTGCTGATCGACATCAAGACGGACGGAGCCGCGGCCTACCTCGAACTCGACCGGCAGCTCCGGCACTACCGGCGGATGCTGACGTCGTACCACCACGGCCGGGTGCGGCCCGGTGCCATCACCGCTGTCATCTCCGGCGACCGCGCCGCCCGCGTCCCGATGGAGGCGCAGGCGACGCGCCACGCCTTCTACGACGGCCGCCCCGAAGACCTCGGAACCCCGGCCACCGCCTCGTTCATCCCGCTCATCAGCAGCAGCTGGACCGACGACTTCAGCTGGCTGGGCACGGGTCCCTTCCCCGCGGCCGAGCGGGACAGACTGCGTGCGCACGTCGCCCAGGCCCACCGCAGCGGCCGGCGCGTCCGCTTCTGGGCCACGCCGGACGCGCCGGGGCCGGAGCGGGACGCGGTCTGGACGGAGCTGCTGGCGGCCGGGGTCGACCACCTCAACACCGATGATCTGGCGGGGCTCGAACGCTTCCTCCGCACCCTCGACCGGGACAACCGGACTGGGGCCGCCCACCCCCGCGGCTGA
- a CDS encoding DUF779 domain-containing protein, producing the protein MSPSGAPPVELTPAAAELLRRLREVHGPLMFHQSGGCCDGSAPMCYQDGEFRTGGSDVLVASLDVDGVAERIPFWMSRSQFEVWSHTRLIVDVVEGRGSGFSLEAPEGVRFLIRSRLAGPDGG; encoded by the coding sequence ATGAGCCCGTCGGGAGCGCCGCCGGTGGAGCTCACTCCCGCAGCCGCGGAACTGCTGCGACGGCTGCGGGAGGTCCACGGACCGCTGATGTTCCACCAGTCGGGCGGCTGCTGCGACGGCAGCGCGCCCATGTGCTACCAGGACGGCGAGTTCCGTACCGGTGGCTCCGATGTACTGGTGGCCTCGCTCGACGTCGACGGGGTGGCGGAGCGCATCCCGTTCTGGATGTCGAGGAGCCAGTTCGAGGTGTGGTCGCACACCCGGCTGATCGTCGACGTGGTGGAGGGGCGCGGCAGCGGATTCTCGCTGGAGGCGCCGGAAGGGGTGCGGTTCCTGATCCGTTCGCGGCTGGCCGGCCCGGACGGGGGCTGA
- a CDS encoding response regulator translates to MIDVLVVDDDFRVAEINAAYVAKVPGFRVISRAHTAAQALSFLERDHVDLVLLDHYLPDETGLTLVRRLRQLGHPADVIMVTAARDVSTVRTAMRYGALQYLVKPFNFSGLRSKLESYAALRRTLEGVGGGRGEAGQEQVDQIFGALRTTESGPAAGLPKGHSAPTADVIRHVLSGAEGPLSAHEVATRAGLSRSTAQRYLKYLEGAGRISLSLKYGDTGRPEHRYAWADLRPESLR, encoded by the coding sequence ATGATCGATGTCCTGGTGGTGGACGACGATTTCCGGGTCGCCGAGATCAATGCCGCGTACGTGGCCAAGGTCCCCGGCTTCCGGGTCATCTCCCGTGCGCACACCGCCGCTCAGGCACTGTCCTTCCTGGAGCGCGACCATGTCGACCTCGTCCTCCTCGATCACTACCTGCCGGACGAGACGGGCCTGACGCTGGTGCGGCGGCTGCGCCAGCTCGGCCACCCGGCCGATGTGATCATGGTGACCGCGGCCCGCGACGTGTCGACCGTTCGGACCGCCATGCGGTACGGGGCGCTGCAGTACCTCGTCAAGCCGTTCAACTTCAGCGGTCTGCGGTCCAAGCTGGAGAGCTACGCGGCCCTGCGCCGGACCCTCGAAGGTGTGGGCGGCGGCCGAGGCGAGGCCGGGCAGGAGCAGGTCGACCAGATCTTCGGCGCCCTTCGCACCACGGAGTCCGGCCCCGCGGCCGGGCTGCCCAAGGGGCACTCCGCGCCCACCGCGGATGTCATCCGCCATGTCCTGTCGGGCGCCGAGGGCCCGCTGTCCGCGCACGAGGTCGCCACCCGGGCGGGCCTCAGCCGCTCCACCGCCCAGCGGTACCTCAAGTATCTGGAGGGCGCGGGCCGGATCAGTCTCAGCCTCAAGTACGGCGACACGGGCCGCCCCGAACACCGTTACGCGTGGGCGGATCTCCGTCCGGAGTCGCTGCGATGA
- a CDS encoding sensor histidine kinase — protein MRIHWPRRVFAQVLLTQVAITTGVIMLITGLFLAPLSHQLDNQAMHQALSIAQTTAAEPGLVRDLRSTDPSPGGPVQAEAERIRRATGALYIVVMDTRGVRWSHTDVTQIGRHVSTDPSTALGGREIMQIDDGTLGRSARAKVPLRDRHQDIVGAVSVGIAYDSVHDRLLGTIPGLLLYSGAALAVGVLAALAVSRRLQRGTHGLAFADISALLDEREAMLHSIREAVLALDARGRIRLLNDEAQRLLELDQDAVGRPLGEVLPPGRTAEVLAGRVDGANLITVCRGRVLIANRMPTGDGGAVVTLRDRTELELLGRELDSTHGLLDALRAQDHEHANRLHTLLGLLELGRHDAAVEFVEEVTNGHRASAEQVAERVNDPLLSALLVGKSAIAAERGASLRISPGTRLPDVVVDPRDLVTVLGNLIDNALDVATLIEVELLAEGGTAVLRVSDNGPGVPPAMREQIFTEGWSTKESPAHRGRGLGLALVRRLAERYGGAARVTARAGGGAVFTVVLPEALTVRQLTEVGESR, from the coding sequence ATGCGCATTCACTGGCCCCGCCGTGTCTTCGCCCAGGTGCTCCTCACCCAGGTGGCCATCACCACCGGAGTGATCATGCTCATCACGGGGCTCTTCCTCGCCCCGCTCAGCCACCAGCTCGACAACCAGGCGATGCACCAGGCCCTGTCCATCGCCCAGACCACCGCAGCCGAACCCGGCCTGGTGCGCGATCTGAGGAGCACCGACCCCAGCCCCGGCGGACCGGTGCAGGCCGAGGCGGAACGGATCCGGCGGGCCACGGGAGCCCTGTACATCGTCGTCATGGACACCCGCGGGGTGCGCTGGTCGCACACCGACGTCACGCAGATCGGCAGGCATGTCTCGACCGACCCCAGCACGGCTCTGGGCGGCCGGGAGATCATGCAGATCGACGACGGAACCCTGGGCCGGTCGGCACGTGCGAAGGTCCCGCTCCGCGACCGGCACCAGGACATCGTGGGCGCCGTGTCGGTGGGCATCGCCTACGACAGCGTCCACGACCGGCTGCTCGGGACCATTCCCGGCCTGCTGCTCTACTCCGGAGCGGCGCTCGCCGTGGGCGTACTGGCCGCCCTGGCCGTCTCACGGCGGCTCCAGCGCGGCACGCACGGACTCGCCTTCGCCGACATCTCCGCGTTGCTGGACGAGCGCGAGGCCATGCTGCACAGCATCCGCGAGGCCGTGCTCGCCCTCGACGCACGGGGCCGGATCCGATTGCTCAACGACGAGGCCCAGCGTCTGCTGGAGCTGGACCAGGACGCCGTCGGGCGTCCGCTGGGCGAGGTACTGCCGCCGGGCCGTACGGCCGAGGTGCTGGCGGGGCGGGTCGACGGCGCCAACCTGATCACCGTCTGCCGGGGCCGGGTGCTGATCGCCAACCGCATGCCCACCGGTGACGGCGGGGCCGTGGTCACCTTGCGCGACCGCACCGAGCTGGAACTGCTGGGCCGTGAACTGGACTCCACCCATGGCCTGCTGGACGCGCTGCGCGCCCAGGACCACGAGCACGCCAACCGGCTGCACACCCTGCTCGGGCTGCTGGAGCTGGGCAGGCACGATGCCGCGGTGGAGTTCGTCGAGGAGGTGACCAACGGGCACCGGGCTTCGGCGGAACAGGTCGCGGAGCGCGTCAACGATCCTTTGCTGTCGGCGTTGTTGGTCGGCAAGTCGGCCATCGCGGCGGAGCGGGGCGCGTCCCTGCGCATCTCGCCGGGCACCCGGCTGCCGGACGTGGTGGTGGACCCGCGTGATCTGGTGACCGTCCTCGGCAACCTCATCGACAACGCGCTGGACGTCGCCACCCTCATCGAGGTGGAGCTGCTCGCGGAGGGCGGGACGGCGGTCCTGCGGGTCAGCGACAACGGTCCCGGCGTGCCTCCCGCGATGCGCGAACAGATCTTCACCGAGGGCTGGTCCACCAAGGAGTCCCCCGCGCACCGCGGACGCGGTCTGGGTCTGGCGCTGGTGCGCCGGCTGGCCGAGCGCTACGGTGGCGCGGCCCGCGTCACGGCACGGGCCGGCGGCGGCGCGGTCTTCACCGTCGTCCTGCCCGAGGCACTCACCGTACGGCAGCTGACAGAAGTGGGAGAGTCGCGATGA
- a CDS encoding ABC transporter ATP-binding protein, translating to MNSETSPAIELRGASKAFRTPSGALHTAVRDLDLTIGRGEFVAVVGPTGCGKSTTLTLVSGLEEPTEGEVLVAGEPVRGIGDKVGFVFQQDAVFPWRTVLSNVMAGPRFRGVPKPEAKERAREWLARVGLSSFEDRYPHQLSGGQRKRVALAATFVNDPEILLMDEPFSALDVQTRALMSDELLELWAGTGASVVFVTHDLEESIALADKVVVMTAGPATVKEVFEIDLPRPRKVEQVRLEPRFVEIYREIWSSLGEEVRITRERGALDVA from the coding sequence ATGAACAGCGAAACGAGCCCCGCCATCGAGCTGCGGGGGGCGAGCAAAGCGTTCCGGACTCCGTCGGGGGCGCTCCACACCGCCGTACGGGATCTGGACCTCACGATCGGGCGCGGCGAGTTCGTCGCCGTGGTGGGCCCCACCGGATGCGGCAAGTCGACCACGCTGACCCTGGTCAGCGGACTGGAGGAGCCCACCGAGGGGGAGGTGCTGGTGGCCGGGGAGCCGGTGCGCGGGATCGGCGACAAGGTCGGCTTCGTCTTCCAGCAGGACGCGGTCTTCCCGTGGCGGACCGTACTGTCCAATGTGATGGCGGGTCCCCGCTTCCGCGGCGTGCCCAAGCCCGAGGCGAAGGAGCGGGCCCGGGAGTGGCTCGCCAGGGTCGGCCTCTCCTCCTTCGAGGACCGCTACCCCCACCAGCTGTCCGGCGGTCAGCGCAAGCGCGTCGCCCTCGCGGCCACGTTCGTCAACGACCCCGAGATCCTGCTCATGGACGAGCCCTTCTCCGCGCTCGATGTGCAGACCAGGGCCCTGATGTCGGACGAGCTGCTGGAGCTGTGGGCCGGCACCGGCGCCTCCGTCGTCTTCGTCACCCATGACCTGGAGGAGTCCATCGCGCTCGCCGACAAGGTCGTGGTCATGACCGCCGGACCGGCCACGGTCAAGGAGGTCTTCGAGATCGACCTGCCCCGCCCCCGCAAGGTCGAACAGGTGCGGCTGGAGCCCCGGTTCGTCGAGATCTACCGGGAGATCTGGTCCTCGCTCGGCGAAGAGGTCCGCATCACCCGCGAGAGGGGTGCCCTCGATGTCGCCTGA
- a CDS encoding ABC transporter permease translates to MSPDTITASAAVGRTERTRARARAARNRKYLVTGSRIAVLLAVIGLWEWLARTAVIDPFNFSMPSKIWDQIRTWVVDGTAQGSLWEQIWYTLYEALLGWVIGVIAGVLLGIALGRVRFAADVLGPYIKVLNALPRIVLAPIFLIWFGLGPASKVASAVVLVFFPVFFNAFQGAREVDRNLVANSRILGASNRQVTLQVVVPSATSWIFTSLHVSFGFALIGAIVGEYIGATKGLGLLVAASQGTFNAAGVYAAMVILAIVALLAEGLLTFLEKRLFRWKPADADTGR, encoded by the coding sequence ATGTCGCCTGACACCATCACCGCGAGCGCCGCCGTCGGTAGGACCGAGCGGACCCGGGCCAGGGCGCGGGCCGCCAGGAACCGCAAGTACCTGGTGACGGGAAGCCGGATCGCGGTGCTTCTCGCGGTCATCGGGCTGTGGGAATGGCTGGCCCGTACGGCCGTCATCGACCCGTTCAACTTCTCGATGCCGTCGAAGATCTGGGACCAGATCCGTACCTGGGTCGTCGACGGAACCGCCCAGGGCTCCCTCTGGGAGCAGATCTGGTACACGCTCTACGAAGCGCTGCTCGGCTGGGTCATCGGCGTGATCGCCGGTGTGCTGCTGGGGATCGCGCTGGGGCGGGTCCGGTTCGCCGCCGATGTCCTCGGGCCGTACATCAAGGTGCTCAACGCCCTGCCCCGCATCGTGCTCGCGCCGATCTTCCTCATCTGGTTCGGCCTCGGCCCGGCGTCGAAGGTCGCCTCCGCGGTCGTCCTGGTGTTCTTCCCCGTCTTCTTCAACGCCTTCCAGGGCGCACGGGAGGTCGACCGCAATCTCGTCGCCAACTCCCGCATTCTGGGCGCCAGCAACCGTCAGGTCACCCTTCAGGTGGTCGTCCCCTCCGCCACGTCGTGGATCTTCACCAGCCTGCATGTGAGCTTCGGCTTCGCACTCATCGGCGCGATCGTCGGTGAGTACATCGGGGCCACCAAGGGACTCGGACTGCTGGTCGCCGCCTCCCAGGGCACGTTCAACGCCGCCGGTGTCTACGCCGCGATGGTCATCCTCGCGATCGTCGCGCTGCTGGCCGAAGGGCTGTTGACCTTCCTGGAGAAGCGGCTCTTCCGCTGGAAGCCGGCCGACGCCGACACCGGCCGCTGA